A region of Shewanella psychromarinicola DNA encodes the following proteins:
- a CDS encoding molybdopterin-dependent oxidoreductase, whose translation MKLTRKSITAPTNEASNKLGINRRQFMKQMSVATGGIAAASMMGTGMIRRAEAKDVPHNAPTEIKRTVCSACAVGCGVYAEVQNGVWTGQEPAFDHPFNNGGHCAKGAALREHGHGEKRLKYPMKLVGGKWKKISWEQAFNEVGDKMTDIRKESGPDSIYFMGSAKFSNEGCYMYRKFAAMWGTNNIDHCARICHSTTVAGVANTWGYGAQTNSFNDIQNANAIFFIGANPAEAHPVAMQHIMIAKEKNNAKLIVVDPRFTRTAAHADLHCGLRPGTDIPFIYGMLWHIFENGWEDKTFIKERVFEMESIRAEAKKFPPKEVASVTGCSEEEVYQAAKLMADNRPGTVIWCMGGTQHHVGNANTRAYCILQLALGNMGVSGGGTNIFRGHDNVQGATDLGLLFDNLPGYYGLTSGAWEHWTNVWSLDLDWVKSRFDQNKYLGRVPMNTPGIPCSRWHDGVLETPEHLAQKDRVRMGFFWGQSVNTETRQADVRDALDKMDTVVVVDPFPTMAAVMHRRQDGVYLLPATTQFETEGSVSNSGRSQQWREKVIEPLFESKTDLEIMYRLSQKLGFDKEYTKRIAKDSSDMLVIEDITREINRGMWTIGMTGQSPERIKQHTQNWGLFSNKTLEAAGGEVKGETYGLPWPCWGTPEQKHPGTQILYDTSKHVSKGGGNFRARYGVEYQGKNLLAEDSFSKGAEIQDGYPEFTSGMLKQLGWWDDLTAEEKQYAEGKNWKTDISGGIQRVAVKHGCSPYGNAKARCIVWNFPDQVPIHREPLYTPRRDLVAKYPTYDDMQVHRLPTLYKSIQQHDSSIKYPLILTSGRLVEYEGGGEESRSNPWLAELQQEMFVEINPADAADRGLRDGDSIWLEGAEGGRIKIKAMVTPRVKPGVTWMPYHFAGVMHGESLAANYPEGTVPYVIGESANTALTYGYDPVTQMQETKASLCQIEKA comes from the coding sequence ATGAAATTAACTCGCAAATCAATCACGGCTCCTACCAATGAAGCTTCAAACAAGCTTGGTATTAATCGTCGTCAATTTATGAAGCAAATGAGTGTTGCCACCGGCGGTATTGCGGCAGCATCAATGATGGGCACTGGCATGATCCGTCGTGCTGAAGCCAAAGATGTGCCCCACAATGCACCCACTGAAATCAAACGTACTGTATGTAGTGCGTGTGCCGTAGGGTGTGGTGTATATGCCGAAGTACAAAATGGCGTGTGGACTGGTCAAGAGCCTGCATTCGATCACCCATTTAACAATGGTGGACATTGCGCTAAAGGTGCGGCATTACGCGAACATGGTCACGGTGAAAAACGCCTTAAATACCCAATGAAATTGGTCGGCGGCAAGTGGAAAAAAATATCTTGGGAGCAAGCTTTTAACGAAGTAGGCGACAAGATGACGGATATTCGTAAAGAGTCAGGTCCTGATTCGATCTACTTTATGGGTAGCGCTAAGTTTTCGAACGAAGGCTGCTACATGTATCGCAAATTTGCCGCCATGTGGGGCACGAACAACATCGACCATTGTGCTCGTATTTGTCACTCTACCACGGTAGCCGGTGTTGCTAACACTTGGGGTTACGGTGCGCAAACTAACTCTTTTAATGATATTCAAAATGCCAATGCAATCTTCTTTATCGGTGCTAACCCTGCAGAGGCGCATCCGGTTGCAATGCAACATATCATGATCGCAAAAGAGAAAAACAACGCTAAATTAATCGTTGTCGATCCTCGCTTTACCCGTACTGCTGCACACGCAGACCTACATTGTGGCCTACGTCCTGGTACTGACATTCCGTTTATCTACGGGATGTTATGGCACATCTTTGAAAATGGTTGGGAAGATAAAACCTTTATTAAAGAACGTGTTTTCGAAATGGAATCCATTCGTGCAGAAGCCAAGAAGTTCCCACCTAAAGAAGTGGCCAGTGTCACAGGTTGTAGCGAAGAAGAAGTTTACCAAGCCGCTAAACTAATGGCTGATAACCGTCCAGGTACCGTTATTTGGTGTATGGGTGGTACTCAGCATCACGTGGGTAATGCTAACACACGTGCTTATTGTATTTTACAGCTTGCGCTTGGCAACATGGGTGTCTCAGGTGGTGGTACTAACATCTTCCGTGGTCACGATAATGTACAAGGCGCGACTGACTTAGGTTTATTATTCGATAATCTACCGGGTTACTACGGTTTAACCTCTGGCGCATGGGAACATTGGACCAATGTCTGGAGCCTAGATTTAGATTGGGTTAAATCACGCTTTGATCAAAACAAATATTTAGGCCGTGTACCAATGAATACCCCGGGTATTCCATGTTCTCGCTGGCACGATGGTGTGTTAGAAACGCCTGAGCATTTAGCTCAGAAAGACCGTGTGCGTATGGGCTTCTTCTGGGGACAATCGGTTAACACTGAAACTCGTCAGGCTGATGTACGTGATGCACTAGACAAGATGGACACTGTGGTAGTGGTTGATCCATTCCCAACCATGGCAGCAGTTATGCACCGTCGTCAAGATGGCGTGTACTTGTTACCTGCAACGACTCAATTTGAAACAGAGGGTTCAGTCTCTAACTCTGGTCGTAGCCAACAATGGCGTGAAAAAGTGATCGAGCCATTATTTGAATCGAAAACTGACCTTGAAATCATGTACCGCTTATCGCAAAAGCTGGGCTTTGATAAAGAGTACACCAAGCGTATCGCTAAAGATTCAAGCGACATGTTGGTGATAGAAGACATTACTCGCGAAATTAACCGTGGTATGTGGACTATTGGTATGACGGGCCAAAGCCCTGAGCGTATTAAGCAACACACCCAAAACTGGGGCTTATTCAGCAATAAGACCCTAGAAGCTGCCGGTGGCGAAGTAAAAGGTGAAACCTACGGTTTACCTTGGCCATGTTGGGGAACACCAGAACAGAAACATCCAGGTACTCAAATTTTGTATGACACAAGTAAACATGTGTCAAAGGGTGGTGGTAACTTCCGCGCCCGTTACGGTGTTGAATACCAAGGAAAAAATCTATTAGCAGAAGATAGCTTCTCTAAAGGTGCAGAAATCCAAGACGGTTACCCTGAGTTCACTTCAGGCATGCTTAAACAGCTTGGCTGGTGGGATGATTTAACGGCTGAAGAGAAACAATATGCTGAAGGCAAAAACTGGAAAACCGATATTTCTGGCGGTATTCAGCGTGTCGCGGTGAAGCATGGTTGTAGCCCTTATGGTAACGCTAAAGCGCGTTGTATCGTGTGGAATTTCCCCGATCAAGTGCCTATCCACCGTGAACCCTTGTATACCCCGCGTCGTGACTTAGTCGCTAAATATCCCACTTACGATGATATGCAAGTTCACCGTTTACCGACCTTATATAAATCAATTCAACAGCATGATAGTTCTATTAAATATCCTTTAATACTGACTTCTGGCCGTTTAGTTGAGTATGAGGGCGGTGGTGAAGAGTCGCGTTCTAACCCTTGGTTGGCAGAATTACAGCAAGAAATGTTTGTTGAAATTAACCCAGCGGATGCAGCGGATCGCGGACTACGCGATGGTGACTCAATATGGTTAGAAGGCGCTGAAGGTGGACGCATTAAGATTAAGGCCATGGTAACGCCACGCGTTAAGCCTGGTGTGACTTGGATGCCTTATCACTTTGCCGGTGTCATGCATGGCGAAAGTTTAGCGGCTAACTACCCAGAAGGCACAGTGCCTTACGTTATTGGTGAATCTGCTAACACGGCATTGACTTATGGTTATGACCCTGTAACTCAAATGCAGGAAACCAAGGCATCGCTTTGTCAGATTGAAAAAGCGTAA
- a CDS encoding DUF6500 family protein has translation MRDELRAKIIDVCDKKIASKGDNVGLSFYAFFANKNDNPELLMEVATWWIQTHQLDHFVKADKIKQMINNGL, from the coding sequence ATGAGAGATGAATTAAGAGCTAAAATTATCGACGTTTGTGATAAAAAAATTGCCAGTAAAGGCGATAATGTGGGGTTGTCATTTTATGCTTTTTTTGCCAATAAAAATGATAATCCTGAGCTACTGATGGAAGTGGCGACATGGTGGATCCAGACTCATCAATTAGATCATTTCGTTAAGGCTGATAAAATTAAACAAATGATTAATAATGGCTTGTAA
- a CDS encoding DUF5692 family protein, with translation MKFITLKSMALSLLLLLGTGSAQQAIADTQSQDALQLQGEVWQGTRDGKPGEGSLFYRLEFTENNHVNVMKQSGGFNKVEQQQWHEHLGELVITSTPGNEITDFDGARLTFIDDSQIQFSLDGDKFKIHEWHMVRAVIHVLFVLCGLMLLNEICRRYKWSNYVLWFLLPIVLIPLWSSYGITYWFKWVKLYSVIFAAGLFTLIRFTKMGNIKWAKFGAAAFLAVNIAEAVTQDFTMGNMANILNAIGGVLSIITLTGWAMIAADKSKQQDMIWPAMTTFWIIAYDVWNIVFVYLNFPGSATAQAMVLLAATLPALFVKKGTWLQARAFTLAGSFMYYFCFPFMYESNVVPLPRNDELMLAAGLASFLINSAYAYVFFSKKWKNHQLNLA, from the coding sequence ATGAAATTTATCACACTCAAATCCATGGCCTTGTCTCTGCTATTGCTCCTTGGCACCGGCAGTGCTCAGCAAGCCATTGCAGACACCCAAAGCCAAGATGCACTGCAGCTTCAAGGGGAAGTCTGGCAAGGCACAAGAGACGGAAAACCCGGTGAAGGCAGTTTATTCTATCGCCTAGAGTTCACTGAAAATAACCACGTTAACGTCATGAAACAATCTGGCGGGTTTAACAAGGTTGAGCAACAACAATGGCATGAACATTTAGGCGAGCTAGTCATTACTAGCACCCCAGGCAATGAAATCACTGATTTTGATGGTGCCCGTTTAACGTTCATCGACGACAGCCAAATCCAATTTAGCCTCGATGGTGACAAGTTTAAGATCCACGAATGGCACATGGTTCGTGCTGTCATCCATGTTCTGTTTGTATTGTGTGGTTTGATGCTACTCAATGAAATATGTCGCCGCTATAAATGGAGTAACTACGTACTCTGGTTCCTGCTGCCCATCGTCCTTATTCCACTCTGGTCAAGCTACGGCATCACCTACTGGTTTAAATGGGTAAAACTCTATTCAGTTATCTTCGCTGCTGGACTATTCACCTTAATACGATTCACTAAGATGGGGAATATAAAATGGGCTAAGTTCGGCGCAGCTGCCTTCCTAGCCGTTAACATTGCCGAAGCCGTGACCCAAGATTTCACTATGGGTAATATGGCCAATATCTTAAATGCCATTGGTGGCGTGCTCTCCATCATCACCTTGACTGGCTGGGCCATGATTGCCGCCGACAAGAGCAAACAACAAGACATGATCTGGCCTGCCATGACCACCTTCTGGATCATCGCCTACGACGTGTGGAATATCGTTTTTGTCTACCTTAATTTCCCCGGTTCTGCCACAGCCCAAGCCATGGTGTTGCTTGCGGCGACCCTACCGGCCCTGTTTGTGAAAAAAGGCACTTGGTTACAAGCCCGCGCATTTACGTTGGCAGGCTCGTTTATGTACTACTTCTGCTTTCCGTTTATGTACGAAAGCAACGTAGTGCCTTTACCCCGTAATGATGAACTTATGTTAGCGGCAGGCCTTGCCAGCTTCCTAATCAATAGTGCTTATGCTTATGTTTTCTTTAGTAAAAAATGGAAAAATCACCAACTTAACTTAGCTTAA
- a CDS encoding chalcone isomerase family protein — translation MIKKSLGLALVLLCSSSAFADTQIGDVTLPDTLTVQEQHLQLNGAGVRSKFFMDLYVGSLFTLTQTDNAKMVINGQTPVVIQLNITSDMITSEKMTDAMNDGFQLATHGDTSAIDSGISAFIATFAEPIKTGDKFTLVSIVGQGVISYKNDKQLSVTKGEDFRKALLAIWLGEDPTDDDLKEAMLDL, via the coding sequence ATGATAAAAAAATCTCTTGGGTTAGCCCTAGTCCTCTTATGTAGCAGCTCAGCCTTTGCCGATACTCAGATCGGCGATGTTACCTTGCCCGACACCCTCACAGTGCAAGAACAACATTTGCAACTCAATGGTGCCGGCGTTCGCAGTAAATTCTTCATGGATTTATATGTAGGCTCGCTATTTACCTTAACCCAAACAGACAATGCCAAAATGGTGATTAATGGCCAAACGCCTGTGGTTATCCAGCTCAATATCACCTCAGATATGATCACCTCAGAAAAAATGACCGATGCCATGAATGATGGTTTCCAGCTCGCTACCCATGGCGATACTTCGGCCATAGATAGTGGTATTAGTGCCTTTATTGCCACTTTTGCTGAGCCGATTAAAACCGGAGATAAATTCACCTTAGTCAGCATCGTTGGCCAAGGGGTAATTAGCTATAAAAACGACAAGCAACTCTCTGTCACCAAAGGCGAAGACTTTAGAAAAGCTTTACTGGCTATCTGGCTGGGTGAAGATCCTACTGATGATGATCTAAAAGAGGCCATGTTAGATCTATAA
- a CDS encoding formate dehydrogenase subunit gamma has product MLTLMLNKSLRRIFALLVLCMGLGLATVPVYAADEQSSQQQAKSMTSDADLWRAIKAGESGYSTYKGVDADILINVAGNEGKILRNTYLKPLLGLAFVGVFVAFLVFYFVNGPSTLSKGFSGKMVFRWSKADLWLHWIMAVSCLIMMLTGLVIMLGRHFLAPYVGDDIWAGIIAFSKFSHDWSSPIFMVSWLACVIKWMPLQTVKLYDLKWFLVVGGYINFGPFKGKHPDSGFANAGEKMWFWSLAIFGLCISVTGIMLVFPTLDLPRIWSMLALLIHGVSAVIIVAFTIVHIWMATVLSEGGMECMVSGYCDENWASQHHNLWYDEIKANGTLKYKE; this is encoded by the coding sequence ATGTTAACGTTAATGTTAAACAAATCATTGCGCAGGATATTTGCTCTGTTGGTTCTGTGTATGGGATTGGGGTTGGCTACAGTGCCTGTGTATGCCGCCGATGAACAATCAAGCCAGCAACAAGCAAAGTCGATGACCAGTGATGCCGATCTCTGGCGTGCAATAAAAGCCGGTGAATCAGGCTACAGCACATATAAAGGTGTAGATGCTGATATTCTAATAAATGTCGCGGGTAATGAAGGCAAAATATTACGAAATACTTATCTAAAACCGTTACTAGGCCTAGCTTTTGTCGGGGTTTTTGTAGCCTTTTTAGTCTTTTACTTTGTTAATGGTCCATCTACACTGAGTAAAGGCTTTTCCGGCAAAATGGTCTTTCGTTGGAGCAAAGCGGATCTTTGGTTGCATTGGATTATGGCCGTATCGTGCCTAATCATGATGTTAACTGGTTTGGTCATTATGCTTGGACGCCATTTCTTAGCCCCGTATGTCGGCGACGATATTTGGGCAGGAATAATCGCCTTTAGCAAGTTTAGCCACGATTGGTCTAGCCCCATTTTTATGGTGTCTTGGCTGGCGTGTGTTATCAAGTGGATGCCACTACAAACCGTTAAACTGTATGATTTAAAATGGTTTTTAGTAGTCGGTGGCTACATTAACTTTGGCCCGTTTAAAGGTAAACACCCAGACAGTGGGTTTGCCAATGCGGGTGAAAAAATGTGGTTCTGGAGCTTAGCTATTTTCGGTCTTTGCATCAGTGTGACCGGGATAATGTTAGTCTTCCCTACACTTGATTTACCACGAATATGGTCAATGCTTGCGCTGCTTATACATGGCGTCAGCGCTGTGATTATTGTCGCGTTTACCATAGTGCATATTTGGATGGCGACCGTACTCAGTGAAGGCGGTATGGAGTGTATGGTCTCGGGCTATTGCGACGAAAACTGGGCTTCACAGCACCATAACTTGTGGTACGACGAAATTAAAGCCAATGGCACATTAAAATACAAAGAGTAA
- a CDS encoding TetR/AcrR family transcriptional regulator translates to MSKKNDIMHTAEKLFYEEGFHRTGVARIASKAGTTQRTLYKHFPSKEDLVLCIMGERESRYFQDFARLARLNTSHFHALIPFYSLLNWLEKEASHGCFYMHALAEYKGKHSRIENFVLEHKQRMRVDLTQRLQHDGISDDDLVSILIILLEGVTAISAIGSPRENCLQVIKQAEWIIKQSAKIKHNQ, encoded by the coding sequence TTGTCAAAAAAAAATGATATAATGCACACCGCTGAAAAGTTATTTTATGAAGAGGGTTTTCATCGCACAGGTGTTGCAAGGATAGCTTCAAAAGCAGGGACAACGCAGAGAACGCTCTATAAGCACTTCCCGTCCAAGGAAGACTTAGTTCTATGCATTATGGGTGAACGTGAGTCTCGCTACTTTCAAGATTTTGCTAGATTAGCGCGCTTAAATACATCTCACTTCCATGCACTGATCCCGTTTTATTCATTGCTGAATTGGTTAGAGAAAGAGGCTAGTCATGGCTGCTTTTACATGCACGCTTTAGCAGAATATAAGGGTAAGCACTCACGTATCGAGAATTTCGTCTTGGAGCACAAGCAGCGAATGCGAGTCGACCTTACTCAACGCTTACAGCATGACGGTATTTCTGATGACGATTTGGTTTCAATATTGATAATACTACTCGAGGGCGTAACCGCTATATCTGCAATTGGCTCACCTCGTGAGAACTGCCTGCAGGTGATCAAACAGGCTGAATGGATAATTAAGCAGAGTGCTAAAATCAAACACAATCAATAG
- a CDS encoding alcohol dehydrogenase family protein: MMNKTMKAVVTMGSGGMEQLVYKDVPIPELQANEVLVRVLAAGVNNTEINTRLGWYSAKVSESTNNMADNVDQQALADGGWNAATPFPLIQGTDCCGEVLKTAENHDQHLVGKRVLIRPCIRVNGFDSLDNIWMASDFDGAFAQYVKVRATEVFPIDSTWQNDELASIPCAYGTAENMLHRAQVIQGERVLIMGASGGVGSAAVQLAKRRGAHIIAVASLKNHAQLKKMGADSVFDREANLVKELGESSIDVVIDNVAGDKFGRALQILKRGGRLVTSGAIAGPIVSLDLRQLYLKDIGLIGTTAWDEPVFPNLIRYIENNEIKPLVARTYALENIVEAQTEFLKKQHFGKFVLLPS; this comes from the coding sequence ATGATGAATAAAACAATGAAAGCCGTTGTGACCATGGGCAGTGGCGGAATGGAGCAACTGGTCTATAAAGATGTCCCCATTCCAGAACTGCAAGCAAATGAAGTTCTCGTTCGTGTGCTCGCAGCGGGTGTGAACAACACCGAAATTAATACCCGTTTAGGCTGGTATTCTGCCAAGGTGAGTGAGTCAACCAATAATATGGCCGACAACGTGGATCAACAAGCGTTAGCTGATGGAGGCTGGAATGCGGCAACACCATTTCCGCTGATCCAGGGAACAGATTGTTGTGGTGAGGTCTTAAAAACAGCAGAGAACCACGATCAACATCTTGTTGGCAAGAGAGTGTTAATTCGACCTTGTATCCGGGTAAATGGATTTGATTCGTTGGACAATATCTGGATGGCATCTGACTTTGATGGTGCATTCGCCCAATACGTGAAAGTGCGGGCTACAGAAGTTTTCCCTATTGATTCAACATGGCAAAATGATGAATTGGCGAGCATACCGTGTGCTTACGGCACCGCAGAAAACATGCTTCATAGAGCACAGGTTATCCAAGGTGAGCGAGTGTTAATTATGGGAGCCTCTGGCGGCGTAGGTTCAGCGGCTGTTCAGTTAGCGAAACGTCGAGGCGCGCACATCATTGCGGTCGCATCATTAAAAAACCATGCCCAGCTGAAAAAAATGGGCGCAGATAGTGTCTTTGATCGTGAGGCAAATCTCGTTAAGGAGTTGGGTGAATCATCAATAGATGTCGTTATTGATAATGTGGCCGGTGATAAGTTCGGCCGTGCTCTGCAAATATTAAAACGCGGTGGACGCTTGGTGACTTCAGGAGCTATAGCTGGACCGATTGTGTCATTAGACCTTCGCCAACTCTATTTAAAAGATATTGGGTTGATCGGTACAACGGCATGGGATGAACCCGTGTTCCCCAACCTAATAAGGTACATTGAAAACAATGAAATAAAACCTTTGGTCGCAAGAACATATGCTTTGGAAAATATTGTAGAAGCTCAAACTGAGTTTTTGAAAAAACAGCATTTTGGCAAATTCGTCCTACTGCCAAGCTAA
- a CDS encoding methyl-accepting chemotaxis protein: MTPFTLWRSAFLPKFHSWGSDELRNIDTLLFFTLLSICTGLYSIMKWNQYENQLLLYTSVGVVITQIGAGLLIKWLRSPWLAINLGLAGVVLHALNLVYQSGGPISAQAFWIPLIIIAIFLTTRLINAVIWSLVVIAATSAMLMRVLADIPLPHLILTADQAKLETWAGVLLPLIVIVIAQGFTAIQRQKAHKLTQESQQQMQQAAAKSLAGEEQLSGVLSSAGDNANQLNQVAGSLALQANALHSQVTSLNTNCDAQASATEQMNQQLQQMTQDIAQSEQFVCGLKERSQVISTQAERSASSLLASTQAIDHILDSNLAIMSVADLISSVADQTNLLALNAAIEAARAGDKGRSFSVVADQVRELSAKSRHSAIEIRTLLDNSKEQVLQGQKVIQHTATEVSGILEQITPVLGDINQLADIMSQQVLALNELNCASSHVATSVVNTHHISDSVAAQGTALTQQVSALNVLAESLDACVNSSANKPLVKDKSSSANGS, translated from the coding sequence ATGACCCCCTTCACCCTCTGGCGCAGTGCCTTTTTACCCAAATTCCACAGCTGGGGCTCTGATGAGCTTCGCAATATCGACACGCTGTTGTTTTTCACTTTACTCTCCATCTGTACTGGCCTTTACAGCATAATGAAGTGGAACCAATACGAAAACCAACTGTTGTTATACACCTCTGTTGGTGTGGTCATCACACAAATTGGCGCAGGTTTGTTAATTAAGTGGCTTCGCAGCCCTTGGCTGGCGATTAATCTGGGCCTTGCTGGCGTAGTGCTACACGCCCTCAATCTTGTGTATCAAAGTGGTGGGCCTATATCGGCACAAGCTTTTTGGATCCCATTGATCATCATAGCGATTTTTCTTACAACTCGATTAATCAACGCCGTCATCTGGAGCCTAGTCGTCATAGCTGCAACCAGTGCTATGTTAATGCGCGTATTAGCTGATATCCCACTACCTCATCTAATCCTGACTGCAGACCAAGCCAAATTGGAAACCTGGGCTGGTGTATTGTTGCCGCTTATTGTGATTGTCATCGCCCAAGGTTTTACCGCGATTCAGCGACAAAAAGCCCATAAGCTCACTCAAGAATCTCAGCAACAAATGCAGCAAGCTGCAGCGAAATCTTTAGCTGGGGAAGAACAACTCTCGGGGGTGCTAAGCAGTGCCGGTGATAATGCAAACCAATTAAACCAAGTGGCCGGGTCGCTTGCCTTGCAAGCCAATGCACTTCACAGCCAAGTGACCTCACTAAACACTAACTGTGATGCCCAAGCCAGTGCCACAGAGCAAATGAACCAACAATTACAGCAGATGACTCAAGACATCGCCCAGTCAGAGCAATTTGTTTGCGGCCTTAAAGAGCGCAGCCAAGTCATTAGCACTCAAGCTGAACGAAGTGCTAGCTCTTTACTGGCATCAACCCAGGCAATTGACCATATTCTTGATAGCAACCTAGCAATTATGTCCGTCGCGGATCTTATCTCCTCGGTTGCCGATCAAACTAACTTGCTGGCACTCAATGCTGCTATCGAAGCCGCCAGAGCAGGTGACAAGGGCCGAAGCTTTTCTGTGGTTGCAGATCAAGTACGAGAGCTGTCAGCTAAGAGTAGACACTCAGCTATTGAAATTCGCACACTTCTGGACAATAGCAAGGAGCAAGTACTTCAAGGTCAAAAGGTGATACAACACACGGCCACCGAAGTTTCGGGCATCCTTGAGCAAATTACTCCAGTCCTTGGGGATATCAACCAGCTTGCAGATATTATGTCCCAGCAAGTGCTTGCCTTAAACGAATTAAATTGTGCCAGCAGTCACGTGGCCACCAGCGTGGTTAATACACACCATATTTCAGACTCAGTAGCAGCCCAAGGGACCGCGCTCACTCAACAAGTGAGCGCCTTAAATGTACTGGCTGAAAGCTTAGATGCCTGCGTCAATAGCAGTGCCAACAAGCCCCTAGTAAAAGATAAAAGTTCATCGGCTAATGGCTCATAA
- the fdh3B gene encoding formate dehydrogenase FDH3 subunit beta, with protein MATMKFLCDTKRCIECNGCVTACKNENDSALEWGIQRRRVVTLNDGVPGEVSISVACMHCTDAPCMAVCPADCFYRTEDGIVLHNKDTCIGCGYCFYACPFGAPQFPQKSTYGGRGKMDKCTFCAGGPEEDHSEAEHLKYGSNRIAEGKLPMCAELCATKALLAGDAGIVSDIYRQRMAARGNPNAIWGYDPKTGEII; from the coding sequence ATGGCTACAATGAAATTTTTATGTGATACCAAGCGCTGCATCGAATGTAACGGTTGTGTCACAGCTTGTAAAAACGAAAACGACTCTGCTTTAGAGTGGGGTATTCAACGTCGTCGCGTGGTGACACTGAACGACGGTGTTCCTGGTGAAGTGTCTATCTCAGTCGCATGTATGCATTGTACCGATGCACCTTGTATGGCGGTGTGTCCGGCAGATTGTTTCTACCGTACCGAAGACGGCATCGTGCTACACAACAAAGATACGTGTATCGGTTGTGGTTATTGCTTCTATGCCTGCCCATTTGGTGCGCCGCAGTTCCCGCAAAAGAGTACTTATGGTGGCCGCGGCAAAATGGATAAATGTACCTTCTGTGCCGGTGGCCCAGAAGAAGATCATTCAGAAGCTGAGCATCTAAAATACGGTTCAAACCGTATCGCAGAAGGTAAATTACCCATGTGTGCCGAGTTATGTGCGACTAAGGCATTACTTGCGGGCGACGCTGGCATAGTATCTGACATTTATCGTCAGCGCATGGCAGCACGTGGTAATCCCAATGCAATTTGGGGTTACGATCCTAAAACAGGCGAAATAATCTAA
- a CDS encoding MlaA family lipoprotein: MGRLLVIMFTLLFLSGCASTSTPGDPLESVNRKSWYFNYQIMDKHLLKPAAEGYEYVPLSIRNGVTNLLSNLSEPLYAVNNLLQGKVTDSGSTVLRFVLNTTIGLVGIFDPATGMGLPKKEETFAQTFGAWGIGNGPYIMWPVYGASTARNTVGDFVDIFVYPLSILSFEQRAGKFVVEGLDSRIEFQQYEPILDGSLDPYGYVKDVYLQRDAHLVNDGQTDEIETDEFDLEFDMELDDELLGDEPLDNELVDEQPLDIKTLETKPLNNQAVDDKPIDDKPIDDKKVDDKTHFEITD; encoded by the coding sequence ATGGGTCGACTATTAGTTATTATGTTCACGCTACTGTTTTTAAGTGGATGTGCTAGCACCTCCACACCGGGTGATCCACTAGAATCGGTTAATCGAAAAAGTTGGTATTTCAATTACCAGATAATGGATAAACATCTGCTAAAACCCGCCGCCGAAGGTTATGAATATGTTCCTCTTTCTATCCGAAATGGTGTGACGAACCTGCTATCGAATTTAAGTGAACCGCTCTACGCCGTGAACAATCTTCTACAAGGTAAAGTGACCGACAGTGGCAGCACAGTGTTACGATTTGTATTGAACACAACAATTGGTCTTGTCGGTATTTTTGACCCCGCCACTGGCATGGGATTACCTAAGAAAGAAGAGACCTTTGCGCAAACATTTGGTGCATGGGGGATCGGTAATGGGCCTTATATTATGTGGCCTGTTTATGGCGCCAGCACGGCACGCAATACCGTCGGTGATTTTGTTGATATTTTTGTCTATCCTTTATCTATTCTTTCATTTGAGCAAAGAGCCGGTAAATTTGTAGTGGAAGGTTTAGACAGTAGGATTGAATTTCAGCAATATGAACCCATATTAGACGGGTCGTTAGATCCCTATGGCTATGTTAAAGATGTCTATCTGCAACGGGATGCGCACTTGGTCAATGATGGCCAGACCGATGAGATTGAGACTGATGAGTTTGACTTAGAGTTTGACATGGAGCTTGATGACGAACTATTAGGTGACGAACCACTTGATAACGAATTAGTAGATGAACAACCTTTAGATATTAAAACGTTAGAGACCAAACCATTAAATAACCAAGCAGTAGACGATAAACCGATAGACGACAAACCAATAGATGACAAAAAAGTAGACGACAAAACTCATTTCGAGATAACGGACTAG
- a CDS encoding twin-arginine translocation signal domain-containing protein, whose product MSKQQLDLNRRSLLKAITIGGTASVAIAATGMNIANATEKSASTSRTKGYQETTHIRNYYDSLRG is encoded by the coding sequence ATGAGTAAGCAACAACTTGATTTGAATCGCAGGTCTTTACTAAAAGCCATCACTATTGGTGGTACAGCAAGTGTCGCGATTGCCGCAACTGGCATGAATATTGCTAATGCAACAGAAAAAAGTGCTAGCACTTCTCGCACTAAAGGCTATCAAGAAACAACTCACATTCGCAATTATTACGATAGCTTACGCGGCTAG